Proteins from one Ricinus communis isolate WT05 ecotype wild-type chromosome 9, ASM1957865v1, whole genome shotgun sequence genomic window:
- the LOC8265629 gene encoding 3-ketoacyl-CoA thiolase 2, peroxisomal yields the protein MDKAINRQKILLDHLRPSSSSSLHNYDSSLSASACSAGDSAAYQRTSVYGDDAVIVAAHRTALCKSKRGGFKDTFADDLLAPVLKALIEKTKLNPSEVGDIVVGTVLAPGSQRASECRMAAFYAGFPETVPIRTVNRQCSSGLQAVADVAAAIKAGFYDIGIGAGVESMTINPMSWDGDVNPKVKAFEQAQNCLLPMGVTSENVAHRFGVTRQEQDQAAVDSHRKAAAATAAGKFKDEIVPVATKIVDPKTREEKPITVSVDDGIRPNTSVSDLGKLKPVFKKDGTTTAGNSSQVSDGAGAVLLMKRCVAMHKGLPILGVFRSFAAVGVDPAIMGIGPAVAIPAAVKAAGLELNDIDLFEINEAFASQFVYCRKKLELDPERINVNGGAMAIGHPLGATGARCVATLLHEMKRRGRDCRFGVVSMCIGTGMGAAAVFERGDACDDLCNARKVETSNLLSKDAM from the exons ATGGACAAGGCGATAAACAGACAGAAAATTCTTCTCGATCACCTCcgtccttcttcttcttcttctttacaTAATTACGACTCTTCTCTTTCT GCATCAGCTTGTTCAGCAGGCGATAGCGCTGCTTATCAGAGGACTTCAGTTTATGGAGATGATGCTGTGATTGTAGc AGCACATAGAACTGCTTTGTGCAAGTCCAAGCGTGGTGGTTTCAAGGATACCTTTGCGGATGATTTACTTGCTCCTGTTTTGAAG GCATTGATAGAGAAAACTAAATTGAACCCAAGTGAAGTTGGGGATATTGTTGTGGGAACAGTGTTAGCACCAGGATCTCAAAGAGCAAGCGAATGCAGGATGGCTGCATTCTATGCCGGCTTTCCTG AAACTGTGCCTATTAGGACAGTTAACAGGCAATGTTCGTCTGGGCTTCAGGCAGTTGCTGATGTAGCTGCTGCTATCAAAGCAGGATTTTATGACATTG GTATTGGAGCTGGTGTGGAATCCATGACGATTAATCCAATGTCTTGGGATGGAGATGTCAATCCAAAG GTAAAGGCATTTGAGCAAGCCCAGAATTGCCTTCTGCCCATGGGTGTTACTTCAGAAAATGTTGCACATCGTTTTGGAGTGACTAGACAGGAGCAGGATCAGGCTGCA GTGGACTCTCATAGGAAGGCTGCTGCCGCCACTGCTGCTGGAAAATTCAAGGATGAAATCGTTCCTGTTGCTACCAAG ATTGTTGACCCAAAGACTCGTGAGGAGAAACCTATCACAGTTTCTGTTGATGATGGTATTCGCCCCAACACATCAGTGTCAGATCTTGGTAAACTGAAGCCTGTATTTAAAAAAGATGGGACCACCACTGCTG GGAATTCTAGCCAAGTAAGTGATGGAGCTGGGGCTGTGTTGCTCATGAAGAGATGTGTTGCAATGCATAAAGGGCTACCCATCCTTGGAGTATTCAG GAGTTTTGCTGCTGTCGGTGTAGATCCTGCCATCATGGGCATTGGCCCAGCTGTTGCAATTCCTGCTGCAGTGAAGGCTGCTGGTCTAGAACTTAACGACATTGATCTTTTCGAGATAAATGAG GCCTTTGCTTCCCAGTTTGTTTATTGCCGAAAGAAATTGGAGCTAGATCCAGAGAGGATTAATGTCAATGGGGGTGCAATGGCCATTGGACACCCTCTGGGAGCAACAG GTGCCCGATGCGTAGCTACTCTACTGCATGAGATGAAGCGTCGTGGTAGAGACTGTCGTTTTGGAGTGGTGTCAATGTGCATAG